One region of Chitinophaga varians genomic DNA includes:
- a CDS encoding patatin-like phospholipase family protein: protein MFFCTGLQAQRPAHNGPRIGLTLSGGGARGLAHIGILEAIDSAGLKIDYLTGTSMGSIVGALYAMGYSGDSIEAVARRLDWNSLFTNQPVLTDVSYEEKSEYNKYIIEIPFEYGRPKLASGVISGEALWLELAKLSWPVKDKKDFSTFDIPFKCIATDVATGQVVTLDSGEIVTSMRASMAIPSIFTAVKIGDRKLVDGGVVRNFPVITAKDMGADIVIGSNVSGGLRKADQLVTPFDILYQLGFYKDAADFEKARKLCNIYIPINEELESYSAAAFGSVDSIIEIGKRKGREMYPAFKHLADSLNARLEVVNRLPFAADIELSSIHVSGLVHSDEKFFLQRLHLKPGGCYTNAQLREAIQRVYGTRFFKLITYNLHPEGYGQYRMEITAEENPLTYVKFAINYNTLTGASAILNLTQRNFIVPNSRSFVSVAVSENPRLEAQYFKYLGRSRSFGFGLGAYYENTGLTFYDEDLTKMQPYRNKYANVDINLQYSPSGNVAFGAGTRWEYIKFKPQYSTFVEIRGSTNQLNSYAFLGVNSVNRKVYPTSGLLLNIEGGYIYNQHSGINVNNSGFPLDLDSAGVRFNDYQRLLVNAKYYVPLGRKSALQFNGNLGWNFNYHESVVSAFVVGGMNDVVRNQVPFVGVFEGEVMSSKVAAVQAAWQYEIIRKFYAIPRVGAALYNSSLIGAESTYSGLTGYGLGAGYASFLGPIEATMMYSDQSGKLKFYVNLGFNF from the coding sequence TTGTTTTTCTGTACTGGCCTACAGGCGCAGCGGCCTGCCCATAACGGCCCCAGGATAGGGCTGACGCTCAGTGGCGGCGGCGCCCGCGGCCTTGCGCATATCGGCATTCTGGAAGCCATTGACAGCGCAGGGCTCAAAATCGATTATCTCACGGGAACGAGTATGGGCAGTATTGTGGGCGCACTTTATGCCATGGGCTACTCCGGCGATTCCATTGAGGCCGTGGCCCGGCGGCTGGACTGGAACAGTCTATTTACCAACCAGCCGGTATTGACAGATGTTTCCTACGAAGAAAAAAGCGAGTACAACAAATATATTATCGAGATACCCTTTGAGTATGGCCGTCCCAAGCTGGCTTCCGGTGTTATTTCCGGTGAAGCCCTGTGGCTGGAGCTGGCGAAGCTCAGTTGGCCGGTGAAGGACAAAAAAGATTTTTCGACGTTTGATATCCCCTTCAAATGTATTGCCACGGACGTGGCCACAGGCCAGGTTGTTACGCTGGATTCAGGAGAGATTGTGACGAGTATGCGTGCCAGTATGGCCATTCCCTCCATTTTCACGGCGGTAAAAATAGGGGACCGCAAACTGGTAGACGGTGGCGTGGTCCGTAATTTCCCGGTGATCACCGCCAAAGACATGGGCGCAGACATCGTGATCGGCTCCAATGTGAGCGGGGGACTGCGTAAGGCCGATCAGCTGGTGACTCCTTTTGATATCCTGTACCAGCTGGGATTTTATAAAGACGCTGCTGATTTCGAAAAAGCCCGGAAACTGTGCAATATCTATATTCCAATCAATGAAGAGCTGGAAAGCTATTCTGCGGCCGCTTTCGGCAGTGTGGACTCTATTATCGAGATCGGCAAACGGAAAGGGCGGGAGATGTACCCGGCGTTCAAACATCTGGCGGACTCGCTGAATGCACGCCTTGAAGTGGTGAACCGGTTACCGTTTGCGGCTGATATTGAATTGAGCAGTATCCATGTGTCGGGGCTGGTACATTCCGATGAGAAATTTTTCCTGCAAAGGCTGCACCTGAAGCCCGGTGGCTGCTACACCAATGCGCAGCTGCGCGAGGCTATCCAACGGGTGTATGGCACCCGCTTCTTCAAACTGATCACCTATAACCTGCATCCCGAAGGTTACGGTCAATACAGGATGGAGATTACTGCAGAAGAGAACCCGCTCACCTACGTTAAGTTTGCGATCAACTATAATACCCTTACCGGCGCCAGTGCTATACTCAACCTTACGCAGCGGAATTTTATCGTGCCTAACTCCCGGTCTTTTGTGAGCGTGGCCGTCAGCGAAAACCCGCGGCTGGAGGCGCAGTATTTCAAGTACCTGGGACGCAGCCGCAGCTTTGGTTTCGGGCTGGGCGCCTATTACGAAAATACCGGACTGACGTTTTATGATGAAGACCTGACCAAGATGCAGCCCTATCGCAATAAGTACGCGAACGTAGACATCAACCTGCAATATTCTCCCAGCGGTAATGTTGCTTTCGGCGCCGGCACACGGTGGGAGTACATCAAATTCAAACCGCAGTATTCGACGTTTGTGGAGATAAGGGGCAGTACCAACCAACTGAACAGCTATGCTTTCCTGGGCGTAAATTCAGTCAACCGCAAGGTGTATCCTACCAGCGGGTTGCTGCTCAACATAGAGGGTGGATATATCTACAACCAGCATTCCGGTATCAATGTCAATAACAGCGGATTTCCGCTGGACCTGGACAGCGCCGGCGTCCGGTTCAATGACTATCAGCGGTTGCTGGTCAATGCCAAATACTACGTGCCGCTGGGGCGGAAATCAGCCTTGCAGTTTAATGGTAACCTGGGATGGAATTTTAACTATCATGAATCGGTCGTAAGTGCTTTTGTCGTGGGTGGGATGAATGATGTGGTCCGTAACCAGGTGCCGTTCGTGGGAGTGTTTGAAGGAGAGGTGATGTCTTCAAAGGTGGCGGCAGTGCAGGCTGCATGGCAATATGAAATTATACGGAAGTTTTACGCGATACCGAGAGTAGGGGCGGCTTTGTACAACAGCAGCCTGATTGGTGCCGAAAGTACTTACAGCGGGTTGACGGGTTATGGGCTGGGAGCGGGATACGCCAGTTTCCTGGGGCCGATAGAAGCCACGATGATGTATAGTGATCAGTCGGGCAAGCTGAAATTTTATGTCAATCTCGGGTTTAACTTTTAA
- a CDS encoding tRNA-(ms[2]io[6]A)-hydroxylase: protein MSKVSILGLKLPTDPRWVNLAAISLQDILTDHAYCEQKAASSAISLIQRNPERERLVAELAPIVTEEWGHFRQVLAELKKRGLPLGKQRKDDYVNALMDNRVKGGSADDAFLDALLIFALIEARSCERFRLLSEGLEDEYLREFYRRFMISEAGHYRLFIDLANEYFPEEKVRKRWEEWLKMEAEILKNIEVRGDRMH from the coding sequence ATGAGCAAAGTATCCATACTCGGATTAAAATTACCTACCGATCCCCGTTGGGTGAACCTCGCAGCGATCTCCCTGCAGGACATCCTCACGGACCATGCCTACTGTGAACAGAAAGCTGCCTCCTCCGCCATTTCCCTTATCCAGCGTAATCCGGAAAGAGAAAGACTGGTAGCGGAACTGGCGCCCATCGTCACGGAAGAATGGGGACATTTCCGGCAGGTACTGGCCGAGTTGAAGAAAAGAGGCCTCCCCCTGGGGAAACAACGGAAAGACGATTATGTGAACGCCCTCATGGACAACCGCGTCAAAGGCGGCAGCGCGGATGATGCCTTCCTCGACGCCCTGCTGATCTTCGCCCTCATCGAAGCCCGCAGCTGCGAACGCTTCCGCCTGCTCAGCGAAGGACTGGAAGATGAATACCTGCGCGAATTCTACCGCCGCTTCATGATCTCCGAAGCCGGCCACTACAGGCTGTTTATTGATCTGGCCAATGAATATTTCCCGGAAGAAAAAGTACGTAAAAGATGGGAGGAATGGCTGAAAATGGAAGCCGAAATCCTGAAGAATATTGAGGTGCGCGGTGACCGTATGCACTAA
- a CDS encoding aminotransferase class I/II-fold pyridoxal phosphate-dependent enzyme — protein sequence MHRSPEPFLLQPLLQRREHHSFRELRLPGQLVDFCSNDYLGLARSAALQEKVRELQQERPVWHGSTGSRLLAGNYQWINDVEADLAAFHQADAALIYNSGYDANLGLFSSVPQKGDTVVYDQLVHASIRDGMRLSNAQTFSFRHNDMDDLRKKINNASGNCFVAVESVYSMDGDMAPLQAIVSLCNEYGAYLIVDEAHATGVAGPKGAGLVQALGLEDACFARVHTFGKAVGCHGAVVLGSATLRDYLINFSRSLIYTTALPPTAIAAIQASYSLFPYMDEARAHLSTLIRQFRAGVHSLTLLPGETPVQGVLTRGNENTRTIAAMLQSAGLDVRAILHPTVPQGEERLRIVLHSFNTQEETDLLIKVLLH from the coding sequence ATGCACAGAAGTCCAGAGCCGTTTTTGTTGCAGCCGTTGTTACAGCGGCGTGAGCATCATTCATTCCGGGAGTTGCGGTTGCCGGGCCAACTTGTTGATTTCTGTTCCAATGATTACCTGGGACTGGCGCGCAGTGCCGCTTTACAGGAGAAAGTCCGCGAGCTGCAGCAGGAGCGGCCGGTATGGCATGGCAGTACCGGTTCGCGGTTGCTGGCCGGCAACTATCAATGGATCAATGACGTGGAAGCTGATTTGGCGGCCTTTCATCAGGCTGATGCCGCGCTGATTTACAATTCTGGTTATGACGCCAACCTGGGCCTGTTTTCCAGTGTGCCGCAGAAAGGTGACACAGTGGTATATGACCAGCTGGTGCATGCCTCTATCCGTGATGGCATGCGTTTGTCCAATGCGCAGACATTCTCTTTTCGGCATAATGATATGGACGATCTCCGTAAAAAGATCAATAATGCCAGTGGCAACTGCTTTGTGGCTGTGGAGTCGGTTTACTCGATGGATGGCGATATGGCACCTCTGCAGGCCATTGTATCGTTATGCAACGAATACGGAGCATACCTGATTGTGGACGAGGCCCATGCTACCGGTGTGGCGGGGCCGAAAGGAGCGGGGCTGGTACAGGCACTGGGCCTGGAAGACGCCTGTTTTGCACGGGTGCATACCTTCGGTAAAGCAGTGGGCTGTCATGGCGCTGTAGTATTAGGTTCTGCCACATTGCGGGATTACCTGATCAATTTTTCCCGATCGCTTATTTATACCACCGCCTTGCCGCCGACCGCCATCGCCGCTATTCAGGCCAGTTACAGTCTTTTTCCCTACATGGATGAAGCCCGTGCCCACCTGTCGACCCTTATCCGGCAGTTTAGGGCCGGCGTGCATTCGTTGACGTTATTGCCCGGAGAAACGCCTGTTCAGGGCGTATTAACGCGGGGAAACGAGAACACGCGTACCATTGCGGCCATGTTGCAATCGGCCGGGCTGGACGTGCGGGCCATACTGCATCCAACGGTGCCACAGGGCGAGGAGCGGTTGCGGATCGTGTTACATAGCTTCAATACGCAGGAAGAAACGGACCTGCTGATAAAAGTCTTATTGCATTAG
- a CDS encoding penicillin acylase family protein: MRIIPAVITAAVTLSLTYALNTKLGKLPPMGKLLSPQTGFWQNAEVIGERPHEKMVLPGLTGKVEVWYDDRAVPHIFAENEADAYYVQGYVTARDRLWQMELQTFAAAGRLSEILGPGMVNYDRSKRRDGMVYGAERSVAMMETDPATRTAIHSYADGINAFIAQLTPATLPVEYKILDYKPEKWDVIKSALLLKYMSADLAGSCNDLEFTNARRLFSMADFNLLYPDFQDTLDPIIPKGTSFAAASAKAVAPPDSVLAVDAAYMKFKQDKPDPDNGSNNWAVAGSKTRSGAPILCSDPHLGLSLPSLWYEVQIHTPGMNVYGASLPGAPGVIIGFNDHIAWGVTNGEEDVKDFYRMQFRNGKKEYLFNGNYRPADLRVEAIKVRGGATVYDTVAYTVFGPVAFDNTFPEKITGQTFLAMRWKALDSSNELRTFYRLNKARNYDDYLEALRTYTCPAQNFVFADKGGDIAIWHNGQYPLRWKDQGKWIMPGNDSTYAWQGYIPHDELPHIKNPERNFVSSANQRPTDNTYPYNLYSSDYDLFRGERINRRLAEMNQITPQDMMTLQNDNKNLFAAAAMPLIRKHIDTAALTDDQRPYWQLLSQWDCVSSPDSKAATIFNTLWGKLTDTIFLDELAPKDSTVLAMPQATTALLMLLRDSAVHFVDNINTPQKETLSGLVQGSFTSIIKEMAELNKAGKLELGKARGTDIRHLSRGIPAFSALHLNTGGGQHIVNATKRFHGPSWRMVVQLSDKTEAYGIYPGGQSGNPGSPYYDNAVNDWAVGKYYLLHVFDYQEKDDPLIRYKVVFTGK, from the coding sequence ATGAGAATCATCCCAGCAGTTATCACCGCCGCCGTTACATTGTCTCTTACCTATGCGCTCAACACCAAGCTGGGTAAGCTTCCCCCGATGGGAAAATTGTTAAGCCCGCAAACAGGTTTCTGGCAGAATGCAGAAGTAATAGGAGAGCGGCCACATGAGAAGATGGTATTGCCCGGACTGACCGGAAAAGTGGAGGTATGGTACGATGACCGTGCCGTGCCGCACATCTTTGCTGAAAACGAAGCCGATGCCTATTATGTACAGGGATATGTAACTGCGCGTGACCGCCTTTGGCAGATGGAACTGCAGACATTTGCCGCTGCCGGCCGGTTGTCGGAGATATTAGGGCCCGGGATGGTGAACTACGACAGGAGCAAGCGCCGTGACGGGATGGTATACGGCGCAGAGCGGTCAGTAGCCATGATGGAGACAGACCCTGCTACCAGGACAGCCATTCACTCGTATGCCGACGGTATAAATGCCTTCATTGCCCAGCTCACGCCCGCCACGCTGCCGGTAGAATATAAAATCCTCGATTATAAGCCGGAGAAGTGGGACGTGATCAAATCCGCCCTGCTGCTCAAGTACATGTCGGCCGACCTGGCCGGGTCCTGCAATGACCTGGAATTTACCAATGCGCGCCGGTTGTTCTCTATGGCCGATTTCAACCTGTTATACCCCGATTTCCAGGACACATTAGATCCTATTATTCCCAAAGGAACATCTTTTGCGGCCGCTTCTGCCAAAGCGGTGGCGCCGCCGGACAGCGTGCTGGCCGTAGATGCCGCATATATGAAGTTTAAGCAGGACAAACCCGATCCTGACAATGGCAGTAACAACTGGGCCGTAGCCGGCAGCAAAACCCGCTCGGGCGCGCCCATCCTCTGTAGCGACCCCCATCTGGGGCTTAGCCTGCCTTCCCTCTGGTACGAAGTACAGATCCATACCCCCGGTATGAACGTCTACGGCGCTTCCCTGCCCGGCGCACCCGGCGTGATCATCGGCTTTAATGACCATATCGCCTGGGGCGTTACCAACGGCGAAGAAGATGTGAAAGACTTTTACCGGATGCAGTTCCGCAACGGTAAAAAAGAATACCTGTTCAACGGCAACTACCGCCCGGCAGACCTGCGGGTGGAAGCCATTAAGGTAAGAGGCGGCGCTACTGTATATGATACCGTGGCCTACACTGTATTCGGACCAGTCGCCTTCGACAATACCTTCCCGGAAAAAATAACCGGACAGACTTTCCTCGCCATGCGCTGGAAGGCCCTGGACTCCTCCAACGAGCTGCGCACTTTCTATCGGCTCAATAAGGCCCGTAATTACGACGATTACCTGGAGGCATTGCGCACCTACACCTGTCCCGCACAGAACTTTGTATTCGCCGATAAAGGCGGGGATATCGCAATCTGGCACAACGGCCAGTATCCGCTGCGCTGGAAAGACCAGGGTAAATGGATCATGCCCGGCAATGACAGCACCTACGCCTGGCAGGGATATATCCCCCATGATGAGCTGCCACATATCAAAAATCCGGAACGTAACTTCGTCAGTTCCGCTAATCAGCGTCCTACTGACAACACGTATCCTTACAATTTGTACAGCTCCGACTATGACCTGTTTCGCGGTGAGCGGATCAACCGCCGCCTGGCCGAGATGAACCAGATCACGCCACAGGACATGATGACGCTGCAGAATGATAACAAAAACCTGTTTGCCGCCGCAGCCATGCCACTCATCCGCAAACATATAGATACCGCCGCGCTCACTGACGATCAACGCCCTTACTGGCAGTTGTTGTCGCAGTGGGACTGTGTCTCCTCTCCCGACAGCAAGGCCGCTACCATCTTCAATACCCTGTGGGGAAAACTGACAGACACCATTTTCCTGGACGAACTGGCGCCGAAAGATTCCACCGTACTCGCCATGCCGCAGGCCACCACCGCTTTACTGATGTTGCTGCGTGACAGCGCCGTGCATTTTGTGGACAATATCAACACCCCGCAGAAAGAAACATTGTCAGGCCTGGTACAGGGCTCTTTCACTTCTATCATCAAAGAAATGGCAGAGTTGAACAAAGCCGGTAAACTGGAGCTGGGCAAAGCCCGCGGAACAGATATCCGCCATCTCTCCCGTGGAATACCTGCCTTCAGCGCTTTACACCTCAATACCGGCGGCGGGCAACATATCGTCAATGCCACGAAGCGCTTCCACGGCCCTTCCTGGCGTATGGTAGTACAGCTCTCAGATAAAACAGAAGCATACGGCATCTACCCCGGCGGACAAAGCGGTAACCCCGGAAGTCCATACTACGATAACGCTGTCAATGATTGGGCCGTTGGCAAGTATTACCTGCTGCACGTATTTGACTATCAGGAAAAAGATGACCCGCTCATCCGCTACAAGGTGGTGTTTACAGGCAAATAG
- a CDS encoding tyrosinase family protein, whose product MKKNGIGVRRSIIEIQNDYDAGINNDLEKLMTAWAYIKALPPTDPNSFFLIGGYHGEPFAGEGATNPEWWGGYCNHQNVLFPTWHRVYVYKLEKALQTTPGCEDVMQPYWDETDSYSTTYGIPRALTAPKFTFKGEFPQCLRDKGIVPDDNNAIDNPLASFIFPKEITDLVNNDDSVYSKPQGYQTVRYPLSGLVGTPEAQATTYEYNANFFDPNANIALLNANVLQWLNNVTYYIPGCGPGDGTTQQAGIAKAFSDCLDAPTYTIFSNTQSAAYYGQGYTALEHPHNDIHLAVGGFTLPAGINNGGYDASQLPDANGDMGENDTAGLDPIFFFHHCNIDRVFWLWQQKQGFTERFDIIEDPADLGTSNGFNGGAGQGPANGQTENEKLTMTTALKPFIKADTTYFTSEDCIDIESQLNYTYSDGSLSQNDVVAAARAARAVKSKRSDLHLYISGLSRGGIKGSFIVGVYATKGDGKRYLVGYQSVLSRWDVGGCANCQAHLGISGAVSLNQYTKEEVSGMKFHLEIFGREKQNTERFKQFRALVAADTPPYKLEVR is encoded by the coding sequence ATGAAAAAAAATGGCATAGGCGTTCGCCGCTCTATAATTGAAATTCAGAATGATTATGATGCAGGCATCAATAATGATCTGGAAAAACTAATGACAGCATGGGCGTACATTAAAGCGTTACCACCCACTGACCCTAACTCTTTTTTTCTGATAGGCGGGTATCACGGAGAACCATTTGCCGGGGAAGGCGCTACAAACCCGGAATGGTGGGGTGGCTACTGTAATCACCAGAATGTGCTTTTCCCCACCTGGCACAGGGTATATGTATACAAGCTGGAAAAAGCCCTGCAGACCACTCCTGGTTGTGAGGACGTAATGCAACCTTATTGGGACGAGACAGATTCTTATTCAACTACATATGGCATACCACGTGCGCTTACAGCTCCGAAGTTTACATTCAAGGGAGAGTTCCCGCAGTGTTTGCGTGATAAGGGAATTGTACCTGATGATAATAATGCCATCGATAATCCACTGGCCTCATTTATATTCCCTAAAGAAATAACTGACCTGGTGAACAATGACGACTCAGTTTATAGCAAACCACAAGGTTACCAAACGGTAAGATACCCGCTGTCTGGCCTTGTGGGTACGCCGGAGGCCCAAGCTACCACTTACGAGTATAATGCTAATTTCTTTGATCCAAATGCCAATATTGCCTTGCTGAATGCGAATGTATTGCAATGGCTTAATAATGTGACTTACTACATACCCGGATGTGGCCCGGGAGACGGGACAACACAACAGGCAGGGATAGCAAAGGCATTCAGTGATTGTCTTGACGCTCCTACTTACACGATATTTTCCAACACGCAATCGGCTGCTTATTATGGTCAGGGGTACACTGCACTGGAGCATCCGCACAACGATATTCATTTGGCAGTTGGAGGTTTTACGCTTCCTGCAGGCATAAATAACGGAGGCTACGATGCATCTCAGCTACCGGACGCAAATGGTGATATGGGTGAGAATGATACGGCAGGACTGGACCCTATCTTCTTTTTCCACCACTGTAATATAGATCGTGTGTTTTGGTTATGGCAGCAAAAGCAGGGTTTTACAGAACGTTTTGACATCATCGAAGACCCCGCAGATCTGGGCACCTCAAATGGTTTCAATGGCGGTGCCGGACAAGGCCCTGCCAACGGACAAACGGAGAATGAAAAACTGACTATGACAACTGCGCTAAAACCGTTTATAAAAGCAGATACTACCTATTTCACATCAGAAGACTGCATAGATATTGAGTCACAGCTGAATTATACCTATAGCGATGGCTCATTGTCGCAAAACGATGTTGTTGCAGCTGCAAGAGCTGCCAGGGCTGTTAAGTCAAAGAGAAGCGATCTGCATCTCTATATTTCAGGGCTTAGCAGAGGAGGCATCAAAGGCTCCTTTATTGTTGGTGTATATGCCACCAAAGGGGATGGCAAAAGATATCTTGTCGGTTATCAGTCTGTACTGAGCCGCTGGGATGTTGGTGGTTGTGCTAATTGCCAGGCGCATCTGGGAATATCCGGAGCCGTTAGTCTGAATCAGTACACGAAGGAAGAGGTCAGCGGAATGAAATTTCACCTAGAGATTTTTGGCCGGGAGAAACAGAATACAGAACGCTTTAAACAGTTCAGAGCATTGGTTGCAGCGGATACGCCGCCTTATAAGCTGGAGGTAAGGTAG
- a CDS encoding tetratricopeptide repeat protein, with protein sequence MAISIMSVSVACAQQDVSENAVSAREICNAGKDLLKEKKIDAAIGRFTEAIALYPTDSAYANLGWAYIRKGDDKNALFALNKAIDLNAGYAWALGLRGYLYTKIDAPELAFNDLSTAIALNTKGGAVPAGQSKKETIRDYTRAIDQNPQSDSAYVRRARAYEYYRKNKQAVRDYAKAITLNPDNADAFYGLQNLSGKFGGSGKKAVPAPDSTIADTTGQWAGKLFVTQGNTFSSVEELYELTVNDYTKVIGLYPDNAAAYRDRGYLYARLKKRGPAIADFSRAIELEPQSAGAWGGRGALYVGSNQPELAIADLNRAIELNPDATQDYYNRALAYYQKAAYEQAIADFTTVISKEPQHALAYRQRGNLYIYMNQPALAIVDLTKAIETGPRDAENYAVRGLAYAVNKDYKAAVRDLTDAIRLSPENATTYANRAMAYTHQKNYRAAIKDYTKAIQLDPQDAKAYRQRGELYRQTGKKQLATADFRKAATTERP encoded by the coding sequence ATGGCAATATCTATAATGTCGGTATCTGTGGCCTGTGCGCAGCAGGACGTATCAGAGAACGCTGTTAGTGCCCGGGAGATCTGTAACGCCGGCAAAGATTTGCTGAAAGAGAAAAAAATTGACGCTGCCATCGGCCGGTTCACCGAAGCGATAGCTCTTTATCCGACTGATTCGGCCTATGCCAACCTGGGATGGGCCTATATCCGGAAGGGAGATGATAAAAATGCGCTCTTTGCGCTCAACAAAGCCATCGACCTCAATGCCGGCTACGCCTGGGCCCTGGGCCTCCGTGGCTATCTTTATACAAAAATAGATGCGCCGGAGCTGGCTTTTAATGATTTGTCCACGGCTATAGCGCTGAATACAAAAGGAGGAGCAGTGCCTGCCGGTCAGTCAAAAAAAGAGACCATCCGTGATTATACCAGGGCGATAGACCAGAATCCACAGAGCGACAGCGCTTATGTGCGGCGGGCACGTGCCTACGAATATTACAGGAAGAACAAACAGGCCGTCAGGGATTATGCGAAGGCCATAACCTTGAATCCGGACAATGCTGATGCATTTTACGGACTGCAAAATCTCTCCGGAAAATTCGGGGGCAGCGGAAAGAAAGCCGTACCGGCTCCGGACAGCACAATAGCAGACACAACAGGACAGTGGGCCGGGAAATTGTTCGTCACCCAGGGAAATACCTTTTCTTCTGTGGAAGAGTTGTATGAACTGACAGTGAATGACTACACGAAAGTAATCGGCCTGTATCCGGACAACGCCGCTGCTTACCGGGACCGCGGCTATCTGTACGCCAGGCTTAAAAAAAGAGGTCCGGCGATAGCCGATTTCTCGCGTGCCATTGAACTGGAGCCTCAATCTGCCGGCGCATGGGGTGGCAGGGGCGCATTATATGTGGGAAGTAACCAGCCGGAACTGGCCATCGCGGACCTGAACAGGGCAATTGAACTCAATCCGGACGCCACACAGGACTATTACAACCGCGCGCTGGCTTATTATCAAAAGGCTGCATATGAGCAGGCGATTGCGGACTTTACGACGGTGATCAGCAAAGAACCCCAACATGCGCTGGCCTATCGTCAGCGGGGAAATCTGTATATCTATATGAACCAACCCGCATTGGCCATTGTGGATCTAACAAAAGCAATAGAGACTGGCCCCAGAGACGCCGAAAACTATGCCGTACGCGGACTGGCCTATGCTGTAAATAAAGACTACAAGGCCGCGGTGAGGGACCTTACCGACGCTATCAGGCTAAGCCCGGAGAATGCGACCACATATGCCAACAGGGCGATGGCCTATACACATCAAAAGAACTACCGGGCGGCCATCAAAGACTACACGAAGGCGATCCAGTTAGATCCGCAGGATGCTAAAGCCTACAGGCAGCGGGGGGAGCTGTATCGTCAAACGGGTAAAAAACAGTTGGCGACGGCCGATTTTAGAAAAGCGGCAACCACGGAGCGCCCCTGA
- a CDS encoding alginate lyase family protein produces the protein MKAIRQCALGGAFLFFLITACRKEMVNAAEKRVLNDHDTVFVHPGLLHKQSDFDRMKNKVDAGAEPWLSGWNRLITNSHSALAWQPNPADTVYRGDDGVHGQNYGQLYNDIAAAYATALRWKVSGDDRYADKSIAIMNAWSARLKGIAGNNDANLAAGLYGYQFANAAEIMRTYQGWAPADFARFRKMMLNVFYPMNHAFLTRREKCMSHFYANWDLCVMNSILAIGVLCDDRDIYNEAINYFKYGTGNGAVANAIYFIHPNGLGQWQESGRDQGHTTLGIGLMGSFCEMAWNQGDDMYGYDNNRFLRGAEYVAAYNLGDSVPFKPYANCVGVVQQVISDGGRGNDRPVWELVYNHYVNRKGLAAPNCARFAQKVRPEGGGGNYGPNSGGYDQLGYGTLTCTLK, from the coding sequence ATGAAAGCTATTAGACAATGCGCGCTCGGGGGAGCGTTTTTATTTTTCCTGATAACGGCATGCAGGAAAGAAATGGTGAATGCAGCAGAGAAACGGGTATTAAACGACCATGACACTGTTTTTGTGCATCCTGGACTCTTACATAAGCAGTCAGACTTTGATCGCATGAAAAATAAAGTGGATGCAGGGGCAGAGCCATGGCTGTCGGGCTGGAACCGGCTGATCACCAATTCGCACAGCGCGCTCGCCTGGCAGCCCAACCCGGCGGACACTGTTTACCGGGGTGATGACGGCGTTCATGGTCAAAATTATGGCCAGCTCTATAACGACATCGCTGCGGCTTATGCCACCGCTTTAAGATGGAAAGTTTCCGGCGATGATAGATATGCCGATAAATCGATAGCGATCATGAATGCATGGTCGGCCAGACTAAAGGGAATTGCCGGTAACAACGACGCTAATCTGGCGGCAGGGCTATACGGCTACCAGTTTGCCAATGCTGCGGAAATCATGCGTACTTACCAGGGATGGGCGCCGGCGGACTTTGCCCGGTTCCGGAAAATGATGCTGAACGTTTTTTATCCTATGAACCACGCCTTTCTGACAAGAAGGGAAAAATGTATGAGCCATTTCTATGCGAACTGGGACCTGTGTGTGATGAATTCCATCCTGGCCATCGGCGTATTGTGCGACGACCGGGACATCTACAACGAAGCGATCAACTATTTTAAGTATGGCACGGGTAATGGTGCTGTGGCCAATGCCATTTACTTTATTCACCCCAATGGTCTGGGGCAGTGGCAGGAAAGCGGGCGTGATCAGGGACATACTACCCTGGGCATCGGCTTAATGGGCTCGTTTTGTGAGATGGCATGGAACCAGGGCGACGATATGTATGGTTACGACAATAACCGCTTTCTGCGGGGGGCAGAGTATGTGGCAGCGTACAATCTTGGCGATTCCGTGCCCTTTAAACCCTACGCCAATTGTGTTGGCGTAGTACAGCAGGTTATCAGCGACGGGGGCCGGGGAAATGACAGGCCCGTTTGGGAACTCGTATACAACCATTATGTAAACCGCAAGGGACTGGCTGCTCCCAATTGTGCGCGGTTTGCCCAAAAAGTACGCCCCGAAGGCGGCGGCGGCAATTATGGGCCCAACAGCGGCGGTTATGATCAGCTGGGTTACGGGACCCTGACCTGCACCTTGAAATAA